The sequence below is a genomic window from Acidobacteriota bacterium.
CGCGGAATTACAAACGCTGCCAATAGCTTCATCGTTAACATCGCCATCAGTGTCTCTCGATTTCTCGCAGCGGAAATCTCATGAGCCAAATGCCGTGCCATGGGACTTTGAGGGCTTAAGTCGATGAATGGTTCAGGTTGAAAAAAAGAGAGGCGATCCGACAGCGGACATTGATGCCCATCTGTGGGATCGCCCTATCCCAAAATCGAATACGACCCAGGTCGCTGGCCGGCTCGCCAGAATCGAGTCAGACCGAAGCGCCTGTTTTCAGCTCAGAGCTTCGCATTACGCTCGATTGTTTACTCGAGCACGATTGCTTCGTTCTTTCCCTTGAACTCGATTCGCTTCAGTTGAAATGAACCATCGCCGGCGGCAGTGTAAGCCACCGAATTGTCAGCCGCGGGCTGAGCCAACTTGGTCACTTTGTAGGGGGCCCTCAGCACTTCCTTCTTCCCCTTGAGAAGAACCAGCTCACCATCCTTCCCCTCGACGAACTTGATGGAGTAATCGCCCTTCACCAGCGCCTGGCCGCCAAGTTTGCTGTCTCGCGTGATTGTAATTGAGCGGTTGACTTCCTGAGCGAAAGCCGGCGCTGCAACGGTCAGCCCCGTGGCCATCGCCAACCCAAGGATCAAAGAACTGATTAGTCGCTTCATTTTCTGACTCCTTCCTCGTATGACGTTAACAATGCCAAGTCAGGCGCCCTACTCCTGGCCGCCAGTTAGAACTGCGACTGCCGGCAGACCGGGCGGCCTAACGCTTCACCCCAACCCCTAGCTCGTCCGCACCCGGATCGCACCCCACCGAACCGAACCCTCGGGTTCACTCACCGGCCCACAAAGCTCTGCGCAATCGACAACTCGCCTTTACGACTCTCGCTTCATTAACGACTCTTAGTACGTTAACAGCGTTAAGCAAAGTTCCACAAACATTTCAGGCCCGCGAGCCGTCGATCAAAGTATCAATCATCAAGTCAATCAGCTCGCTCTTTTTTACCCACGGAAAGTCCGGCATCGAGATCAATAGCGAAGTGATTCCATGCCCGCCCGCCCAGATCATCTGAGTGACCGCCTCCACATTGGTCTCGTGGAACTTCTTTGCTTTAATGCACGCTTCGACTCCCGCTCGCAAGTTTCCGTAAGCCTTCATTCCCATCGACTCTTCTCGCAGATGACGCTTGTCATCGCGAGGATGCTGCGGGTGGTTAATAAACGTCAGCTTGTAATGATTGGGGTATTTCAGCCCGAAATCCACGTAGGCCCGGCACCCCCGCCGCAGCGCCTCGATCGGCTCATCGCTCTGCCTGGTGATCGCCTCCATCCGCTTTGCCAGCTTGGCGAAGGTTTCTTCGCAAATGGCGTAGAGCAGCGAAGCCTTGTCTTCAAAATAGAGGTATATGGTGGTGGGCGAGTATTCGATCTTTTCGGCGACACGTCTCATCGACACGTTCTCGTAGCCCTCTTTCACGAACAACTCGCGCGCGGCGTCAAGGATGTCCTGCCGCAACGCCTCCTTCTCTCGCTCTCTTCTTTGCTTCGTCCCCATAGCTGTCAGGATTTTAACAACGTCCCTTCACTTAACAGTGTTAAGCATACTATGAAACGGGTTTGTGTCAAGAAGTTTTCTTGCCGTGTTTCTTGCCGGAAGTTTCTCGCCGAATGTTTCTGCTCAACAGGGAGTCGCGACCAAGCTCTCCTTGCTCCGCCTTCGCGTCATTTGCTAGTGTGAAACGTAATATGGCGACTCTTCAGTTTCTCGGCGCGACTGGAACTGTGACCGGTTCAAAGTTTCTGATCGACGCCGCCGGTAGCCGGGCTTTGGTCGACTGCGGTCTTTTTCAAGGGCCCAAAGAACTGAGGCTGCGCAACTGGGAGAGTCTACCGGTCAGTCCTGCATCTATTACCTGGGTGCTGCTAACTCATGCGCACATAGACCATTCGGGATATTTGCCCCGGCTGGTGCGTGATGGCTTCACCGGGCCGGTTTATGCCACGACCGCAACGGCTGATCTGCTGAAGTTACTTTTGCCGGACTCCGCGCGGCTACAAGAAGAAGACGCCGAATACGCAAACCGCAAGGGCTTCTCTAGGCACAGTCCTGCGCTTCCGCTGTACACCGAGCAGGACGCGAACGCAGGATTAAGACTGATTCAAAGGGTTTCCTACGAACAGGATGTGCGGCTGAACAAGTTCATAGCTGCGCGCTTCGTACCCGCCGGGCACATACTCGGTTCGAGCTTCATCGAAGTTAATATTACCGAAGCGGGCCGGGCTCCAGTGAAGGTGGTTTTTTCAGGCGATCTAGGGCGCTACGACGAGCCGATACTGAATGATCCCGCGCCCGAGACTGAAGCAGATTATTTGCTGGTCGAATCTACCTATGGCGACAGACTGCACGATCACATAAATCCGAAGGATCGATTGGCCGAAATAATCAACACCACCGTCGCGCGCGGCGGGAAGATCATAATACCCGCGTTCGCCGTCGGGCGTACTCAATTGCTTGTCTACTACCTGCGCGAACTTGAAGATGAAGCTCGTATTCCCGTGCTTCCGGTAGCGGTAGATTCCCCGATGGGCGTGGAAGCCACTCGCCTGTACAGAAAACATCGTGAAGATCACGATCTCGACATGCAACGCGTGGAGAACCTTCAAAGAAATCCACTCGCCACGCGCAGCTTCAGCCTTGTGCAAGGGCGTAATGGATCGAAGGCTCTGAAAGATCAAAAGGGCTCGGCGATAATAATCTCAGCGTCTGGGATGGCAACCGGCGGGCGAGTGCTTCATCATCTGGCGCAGTGGCTGCCCGATCCCGCGAGCACCGTGGTCTTCGTGGGCTATCAGCCGGCGGGGACGCGCGGCAGACGATTGCAGGACGGCGAGAAGCTGATAAAAATTCACGGCCAGATGGTGCCGGTCCGCGCTCAGATTGAGAGCGTCAGCAGCCTGTCGGCTCACGCCGATTCGGGAGAGGTGATGAGATGGCTCGGCGGATTCAAGCGCCCCCCGCGTAAGACATTCGTCGTCCACGGCGAGGCTGGCTCGGCAAGCGCGCTTCGCGATCGGATCGTCAAGGAATTGGGCTGGGATGCGGTAATCCCAAACTACAAGGGAATCGTCGAGCTAACTTGATGTTCTCGCGATCGCGTACGCCGGTGTCAAACAGTTTGGCAACGGCACGAGCGGCTAAGGCTTCTTCTCGTCCTTCTTCTTGTCGCCTCCGGTTAGCTTATCCTTAAGCTTTCCAAATATGCCTTTCTTTTTCTCTTCCGGCTTCTTCTCGGGTTCCTTCTTATCGGCTTCCGGCTTCTTCTCAGCGGGAGGTGAGACCGCGACCTTTTCCGGTTTAGGCGCAGGTTGTGCAACCGGCGGAGGCGGCGGCTGTGCCGGCGGAGCTTCTGTCGCGACGGCAGGCACTCCCGCGGCGTTCTTCTGAGCTCGAGTATCGCGAGGGCGCCCGCTCGCGGAGCCGGCGGCTGGTTGGCTGTCTGTCGTTCCCGGCGCAGGCAACGGTGCGGTAATCGGCGTTGTTGCGGTTGGTTGTGCGCTCGGCGAAGGCGCGGCCTGAGGCGCGGGAGGTGGAGTCGGCGTCGAGGCCGCGGGTTCAACTGCGGCTGGTGCGGGTTGAGGCGTGGGGGGGTTGGCGCCGCCTCCGACTAGCGCGAACGTTAAGGCTACCAGGGCGACGAGTGCGGTCCCGACTCCCGCGTAGTGCTTCCAATTAAGCTTGCTCAAGAGAGAAGCTTGCGCGGGAGCCCCCTGCGCAACCGCCTGTGGTGGCGCGTAATGCGCCTGCGCGCCCTGCGAGTAGCCTGCCACCGCGGGACCCGGTTGCCCGAGGCGTGTCTCTTTGATTTGGCCAGTCGATGGCGGCGTGAGTCCTTGATCGCCTCCAAGCCGGGTCGCTTTTACAACCTCGCCAGATGGCGGAGTCATTCTCATTGTCTGGTTCGGTTGTGTCACCGGCGCGGCATGACCGCCAGTTCGCACCGACGGGTCATCGAGGCGTCTCGTGACCGCGCCGGTCGCGGTCCTCTGTATCAACGTCGCGCGAAACTCGCCTGCGCTCTGGTACCTCGCCTCCCGCTTCTTCGCGAGCGCTCGCATGATGCCTTGCTCGACCGCCAGCGGAATGTGAAACGCAAAGGCTCGGGGGGGAGTGGGCGCGTCCTCGATCTGACAGCGCATCAACTCATACTCGCTTGTGCTGTTGAACGGCACGCGCCCCGTAAGCATCTCGTAAAGCAGAATGCCGAGCGAATAGATATCCGAGCGAGCGTCCGTCTCTTCCCCGCGAACTTGCTCCGGCGACATGTACTCGACCGTGCCGATCAAGTTTCCGGCTTTCGTCATGCGATTCGTGCCCAGCACCCGCGCGATGCCGAAGTCCATTACCTTGATCGAGCCGGTCTCGGTCAGCATCATGTTCGCCGGCTTGATATCGCGGTGGATTATTCCCATCTTGTGCGCGTGGTCGATTCCCTCGAGCGCCATGCAAAACAATTCGACCGCGTGGTCGCACTGCATCGCGCCTTGCGCCCTTATTACGTCGTCGAGCGTTCTGCCACGCACGAATTCCATCACCATGAAAAAGTCTTCGCCCTGGCGGAAGAAGCTATGTAGCGTGGCTACGTTGGGATGATTCAGCTTCGCCAGGGTCACAGCTTCGGTGCGGAACCGTTCGACCACGTTCGGCTGTCGCGCCAACTCCGGCCGCAGCATCTTTATGGCGACCTCGCGTTCGAGCATCAGGTCGACGCCTTTGAACACCGCGCCCATTCCGCCTTCCCCGATTTTGTCGATGATCTTATAATTGCCAACAACACTGCCTATCATTTTTCAAACCTCATGGTATGAGCTTCTAACTCGCCGAACCCGGATTGCTACAAACCTACAGAGAGCCTGCCTGAATTCTCTGGCTTCTTCCAGAGTTATGAACAGCTACGGATTCTTTTTCTTACCGAAAATACCGCCAATTCTTTTTTTGATGGCTCCGCCGACCGCCTGAGCTTTCTCGCCGACCTTAGCCACTTTGCTCTTATTTGCGTTATCCCTTTCGTTGCGCGTTGCAGTCGTCGTCCCATCACCCTTTGTTCCAGCGGACGATCTGGTTTGGGCAGGAGTACGAGATTGACCCTGCGTACCTGTCTGGCTGCCGGCGCTACGCGAGCGCGTGGACTTGGTCGCGCCTCCTTGATCATCCGCCTGCACGGGGACGGATGTAGCCCCGGGCTGAACAATTGGCTGATTGGGATCCGGCACGACACTTTGCGTAGGCGCGGTTGCCGGGGCAGTTGGCGGCGGTTGACCGGCAGCAGGAGGCTGGGTCGTTGAGGACTTGTCTCCGCCACCGATCAGCGCGAGTGGCAAGCCCATGAGCGCGACGAGCACAAGCGCCGCTGCGGCGTAATGCTTCCAATTAAGCTTGCCGAGCAGCGAAGCGAGCGAGCCGCCCGCTTGCGGCTGAGCCGCGAAATACTGCGGCGATGTCTCCTGGTACCCAGTCGGCAGGCTGACCGTCGGCGAAAGGCGCGTCTCTTTGAGCTGGCCGCCCAAAGCGACAGGCACGCCCGGGTCGCTCGCCAGCCTGGTTTCTTTTATTACTTGTCCGGAAGACGGGGCGCTGACGAGCAGTTCGCTTACGCGCGTTACGTAGCTTGCCGGCGACGTATCCACTTTTGTGACCGAGCCGGTCGTCTTCTGTATCAGCATCGTGCGAAACTCGCTTGCGCTCTGATACCTGGCTTCCGGCTTCTTCGCGAGCGCGCACATGATGGCTTGCTCGACCGCCAGC
It includes:
- a CDS encoding TetR/AcrR family transcriptional regulator, translated to MGTKQRREREKEALRQDILDAARELFVKEGYENVSMRRVAEKIEYSPTTIYLYFEDKASLLYAICEETFAKLAKRMEAITRQSDEPIEALRRGCRAYVDFGLKYPNHYKLTFINHPQHPRDDKRHLREESMGMKAYGNLRAGVEACIKAKKFHETNVEAVTQMIWAGGHGITSLLISMPDFPWVKKSELIDLMIDTLIDGSRA
- a CDS encoding MBL fold metallo-hydrolase; translated protein: MATLQFLGATGTVTGSKFLIDAAGSRALVDCGLFQGPKELRLRNWESLPVSPASITWVLLTHAHIDHSGYLPRLVRDGFTGPVYATTATADLLKLLLPDSARLQEEDAEYANRKGFSRHSPALPLYTEQDANAGLRLIQRVSYEQDVRLNKFIAARFVPAGHILGSSFIEVNITEAGRAPVKVVFSGDLGRYDEPILNDPAPETEADYLLVESTYGDRLHDHINPKDRLAEIINTTVARGGKIIIPAFAVGRTQLLVYYLRELEDEARIPVLPVAVDSPMGVEATRLYRKHREDHDLDMQRVENLQRNPLATRSFSLVQGRNGSKALKDQKGSAIIISASGMATGGRVLHHLAQWLPDPASTVVFVGYQPAGTRGRRLQDGEKLIKIHGQMVPVRAQIESVSSLSAHADSGEVMRWLGGFKRPPRKTFVVHGEAGSASALRDRIVKELGWDAVIPNYKGIVELT
- a CDS encoding serine/threonine-protein kinase is translated as MIGSVVGNYKIIDKIGEGGMGAVFKGVDLMLEREVAIKMLRPELARQPNVVERFRTEAVTLAKLNHPNVATLHSFFRQGEDFFMVMEFVRGRTLDDVIRAQGAMQCDHAVELFCMALEGIDHAHKMGIIHRDIKPANMMLTETGSIKVMDFGIARVLGTNRMTKAGNLIGTVEYMSPEQVRGEETDARSDIYSLGILLYEMLTGRVPFNSTSEYELMRCQIEDAPTPPRAFAFHIPLAVEQGIMRALAKKREARYQSAGEFRATLIQRTATGAVTRRLDDPSVRTGGHAAPVTQPNQTMRMTPPSGEVVKATRLGGDQGLTPPSTGQIKETRLGQPGPAVAGYSQGAQAHYAPPQAVAQGAPAQASLLSKLNWKHYAGVGTALVALVALTFALVGGGANPPTPQPAPAAVEPAASTPTPPPAPQAAPSPSAQPTATTPITAPLPAPGTTDSQPAAGSASGRPRDTRAQKNAAGVPAVATEAPPAQPPPPPVAQPAPKPEKVAVSPPAEKKPEADKKEPEKKPEEKKKGIFGKLKDKLTGGDKKKDEKKP
- a CDS encoding serine/threonine-protein kinase, translated to MIGSVVGNYKIIDKIGEGGMGAVFKGVDLMLEREVAIKMLRPELARQPSVVERFRTEAVTLAKLNHTNVATLHSFFRQGEDFFMVMEFVRGETLGDMIKAQGALQADRAVELFCMALEGIDHAHKMGIVHRDIKPANMMLDETGSIKVMDFGIARVLGTDRMTKAGHLIGTVEYMSPEQIRGEETDARSDIYSLGILLYEMLTGRVPFNSTSEYELMRCQIEDPPTPPRVLAPHIPLAVEQAIMCALAKKPEARYQSASEFRTMLIQKTTGSVTKVDTSPASYVTRVSELLVSAPSSGQVIKETRLASDPGVPVALGGQLKETRLSPTVSLPTGYQETSPQYFAAQPQAGGSLASLLGKLNWKHYAAAALVLVALMGLPLALIGGGDKSSTTQPPAAGQPPPTAPATAPTQSVVPDPNQPIVQPGATSVPVQADDQGGATKSTRSRSAGSQTGTQGQSRTPAQTRSSAGTKGDGTTTATRNERDNANKSKVAKVGEKAQAVGGAIKKRIGGIFGKKKNP